A genomic window from Motacilla alba alba isolate MOTALB_02 chromosome 6, Motacilla_alba_V1.0_pri, whole genome shotgun sequence includes:
- the FBXL15 gene encoding F-box/LRR-repeat protein 15 isoform X1, producing MRAGSGGPRAAPGRRQPEAPGSRCELILPGSCSSLALWCLMMSVTPTRGCLLDLPWEDILVPHILCHLPLQQLLSLQRVSKSFQSLIQLYLANMRCFDSSQIGPAIPRAAFVNLLKDNEVLQQLALQNCSDWLTDRELLPVIGQNHHLHQIQLKGCAQLSRHALVAISLSCPNLRQLSLAHCEWVDSLSLRSLADHCKALEAVDLTACRQLKDEAICYLVQKCGRLKSLSLAVNANVGDVAVEETAKCCPELEHLDLTGCLRVKNDSIRVLAEYCPKLCSLKVKHCHNVAESSLSILRSRGVELDVEPPLQRALVLLQDVVGFAPFINLQI from the exons ATGCGGGCTGGGAGCGGCgggccgcgggcagccccggggcggaGACAGCCCG AGGCACCCGGCAGTAGGTGTGAGCTGATcttgcctggctcctgcagtAGCCTGGCCCTCTGGTGTCTGATGATGAGTGTGACCCCGACCAGGGGATGCCTCCTGGACCTGCCCTGGGAAGACATCTTGGTTCCACATATCCTCTGTCATCTGCCACTGCAGCAACTCCTGAGCCTGCAGAGGGTCAGCAAGTCGTTCCAGTCTCTCATCCAGCTGTACCTGGCCAACATGCGCTGCTTTGACTCAAGCCAG ATTGGACCTGCCATCCCTCGGGCCGCTTTTGTTAACCTGTTGAAGGACAACGaagttctgcagcagctggcactcCAGAACTGCTCCGACTGGCTGACGGACCGGGAACTGCTCCCGGTCATTGGGCAGAACCACCACCTGCACCAGATCCAGCTGAAGGGCTGCGCCCAGCTCAGCCGCCACGCGCTGGTGGCCATCTCGCTGAGCTGCCCCAACCTGCgccagctctccctggctcACTGCGAGTGGGTGGACAGCCTGTCCCTGCGCAGCCTGGCTGACCACTGCAAGGCGCTGGAGGCTGTGGACCTGACGGCCTGTCGCCAGCTGAAGGACGAGGCCATCTGCTACCTGGTGCAGAAGTGCGGCAGGCTCAAGTCTCTGTCGCTGGCTGTCAATGCCAACGTGGGCGACGTGGCAGTTGAGGAGACTGCCaagtgctgcccagagctggagcactTGGACCTCACGGGGTGTTTACGAGTCAAGAATGACTCCATCAG GGTCCTGGCTGAGTACTGTCCCAAGTTGTGCTCGCTGAAGGTCAAGCATTGCCACAACGTGGCTGAGTCCAGCTTGAGCATCCTCCGAAGCCGTGGGGTGGAGCTGGATGTGGAGCCTCCGCTGCAGAGGGCTCTCGTTCTGCTGCAGGATGTGGTTGGCTTCGCCCCTTTCATCAACCTTCAGATCtag
- the FBXL15 gene encoding F-box/LRR-repeat protein 15 isoform X2, with amino-acid sequence MMSVTPTRGCLLDLPWEDILVPHILCHLPLQQLLSLQRVSKSFQSLIQLYLANMRCFDSSQIGPAIPRAAFVNLLKDNEVLQQLALQNCSDWLTDRELLPVIGQNHHLHQIQLKGCAQLSRHALVAISLSCPNLRQLSLAHCEWVDSLSLRSLADHCKALEAVDLTACRQLKDEAICYLVQKCGRLKSLSLAVNANVGDVAVEETAKCCPELEHLDLTGCLRVKNDSIRVLAEYCPKLCSLKVKHCHNVAESSLSILRSRGVELDVEPPLQRALVLLQDVVGFAPFINLQI; translated from the exons ATGATGAGTGTGACCCCGACCAGGGGATGCCTCCTGGACCTGCCCTGGGAAGACATCTTGGTTCCACATATCCTCTGTCATCTGCCACTGCAGCAACTCCTGAGCCTGCAGAGGGTCAGCAAGTCGTTCCAGTCTCTCATCCAGCTGTACCTGGCCAACATGCGCTGCTTTGACTCAAGCCAG ATTGGACCTGCCATCCCTCGGGCCGCTTTTGTTAACCTGTTGAAGGACAACGaagttctgcagcagctggcactcCAGAACTGCTCCGACTGGCTGACGGACCGGGAACTGCTCCCGGTCATTGGGCAGAACCACCACCTGCACCAGATCCAGCTGAAGGGCTGCGCCCAGCTCAGCCGCCACGCGCTGGTGGCCATCTCGCTGAGCTGCCCCAACCTGCgccagctctccctggctcACTGCGAGTGGGTGGACAGCCTGTCCCTGCGCAGCCTGGCTGACCACTGCAAGGCGCTGGAGGCTGTGGACCTGACGGCCTGTCGCCAGCTGAAGGACGAGGCCATCTGCTACCTGGTGCAGAAGTGCGGCAGGCTCAAGTCTCTGTCGCTGGCTGTCAATGCCAACGTGGGCGACGTGGCAGTTGAGGAGACTGCCaagtgctgcccagagctggagcactTGGACCTCACGGGGTGTTTACGAGTCAAGAATGACTCCATCAG GGTCCTGGCTGAGTACTGTCCCAAGTTGTGCTCGCTGAAGGTCAAGCATTGCCACAACGTGGCTGAGTCCAGCTTGAGCATCCTCCGAAGCCGTGGGGTGGAGCTGGATGTGGAGCCTCCGCTGCAGAGGGCTCTCGTTCTGCTGCAGGATGTGGTTGGCTTCGCCCCTTTCATCAACCTTCAGATCtag